The sequence ATGCTCGGTTTGAATTTCGACTACGAGGAAATGGCGGGGGGATTGATGGGATTATATATGTACGCAAAAGAATGTATTCGCAAAGGCAAAATCGCCGAAGCGACAACCGTGCTGGAGGAGTTACGTTCCGCATGGACCCAAGCATTTAATCTCTAGAGTGGGAGTGAGGACAGGACAATGGCAACCGGACCAGCGACACAAGTATCATCGACTATACTGTCTGCTGTTCAACAATTTCAGACGGACCTGCAGACTGAAGAAGTCTCGCCTTTGCAGACTCAGGTAACGGCGATCAACGCCCAGATTTCCGCCCTTGGGACCATGAAGAACAACCTGCAGACCCTGTATAACACGTCCACTGCGATGGCGGTAACAAATAGATCGTCTACTTTTTTGACCCTCATTGCGACAAGCTCGATGCCGAATATCGTTTCGGCGACCGCCACGGCAACCGCCGCTTCGGGAAACCATTCAATACTTGTCACGCAGCTTGCAAAGACAGACGTGGCGCTTTCCAATCAGCTCAATAGCTCTTCTGGAAGCATTGTGACGGCCGAGGGGACGGGGGTGAAAACGATCCAGGTGGGCAATCAGACGGTCAACGTCACTCTTTCCAGCGGTGATTCCAACAGCACGGTATTGACAAATATCGCGAATGCAGTCAATGCCATGAAAGGGAATGTGACCGCATCCGTCGTAACGGATACTTCCTCGACAAGCCGGTTGGTGTTTCAATCGACTCAGACAGGCTCGGCGAACGCTATTACGCTGTCCGACACCGCCGGGACGCTTCTTTCCAATCTCGGTCTCTCGTCGGCAGTCATTTCAGCCAGAACCGCTTTTAACTCGACGACCGCCGGGTTCATGAACCAGAGTACATCGGCACTCGATGCGAACTTCAAGCTTGACGGCATCGACATGGTCCGATCCAGCAATACGGTCACCGATGCACTTACGGGGGTGACTTTAGGGCTCGCTGGCCTTCAGAGCCCGACAGACACGCCCGCTACGATCAATGTTGGCATCAACACGAATCAGATCCAAACGATGGTTCAGCAGTTTATCACAAACTATAATGCAGCCCTCTCATACGTCAATAATGAAACTGCGATGATATCCGGGGCCAGCACGACGGGGAGCACTGCAACCGTGACAC comes from Bacteroidota bacterium and encodes:
- the fliD gene encoding flagellar filament capping protein FliD, whose amino-acid sequence is MATGPATQVSSTILSAVQQFQTDLQTEEVSPLQTQVTAINAQISALGTMKNNLQTLYNTSTAMAVTNRSSTFLTLIATSSMPNIVSATATATAASGNHSILVTQLAKTDVALSNQLNSSSGSIVTAEGTGVKTIQVGNQTVNVTLSSGDSNSTVLTNIANAVNAMKGNVTASVVTDTSSTSRLVFQSTQTGSANAITLSDTAGTLLSNLGLSSAVISARTAFNSTTAGFMNQSTSALDANFKLDGIDMVRSSNTVTDALTGVTLGLAGLQSPTDTPATINVGINTNQIQTMVQQFITNYNAALSYVNNETAMISGASTTGSTATVTPQIFAGNPTFTMLKVNLQSVIWNQVTSAKPGNPENLFQIGITPGADGTLSISDTSKFNAAMAADPTEITDLFNSSNGVAVQMNNLLKPFVTPTTGRIDSMNNVDTSEVSSLNDRIKTLNAQIANQTTQYQNELVQLQAEYEDMLATQNEMASILTGSLYPDTTTGTTTSTSSTSTTG